The DNA window CGCTTTCGGCCGCCGCAACTCGACAGCCATGCTGCGGACGGTCCCATCCTGCCTCACATCCGCCTTGACCGCGCCCTTCAATTCCTGATCGGAGACAAATTGCAATGAGCGAGCGATCGTCTCATCGACGTCCCGCCACCTTCAAGCTGGACGATCCCGGCGTCATCGTGATGGATCCGGATCATTCCAGCCGCCCGGCTCGCGGCACCGTCCACGTCACGCCGGAAGCCGACCCAGCGCTGCTGCCGGTTCCGCTGGAGGCGCCGCTGGTTCCTATCCGGCGCGGTTTTCGCTGGGGCGCGGTGTTCTGGACCGCGCTCGGCGGGCTGGTTCTGCTTGGCCTCGGCCTTGGCATCACCCATTTGATCGAGGGCCTGTTCGCGCGCAGCGAAGGCCTCGGCTTTGTTGGCCTGGCGTTCGCCTTCGCCGCCGCGCTGGCGCTGACCATCATCATCGCGCGCGAGGCGTTTGGGCTGGCACGGCTCGCCACCATCGAGAGGATGCATCTGCGTGCCACTGAGGTGCTGATCAGCGACGATCGCAGGGCCAGCCGGACAATTGTCGACGATCTCCTGAAACTGGCGCACCAGAATCCGCAACTGGCCCGCGCCCGCGCCACACTGCAAGGCCACGCCGACGATATCATCGATGGCGCCGACATGATCAAACTGGCCGAGCGTGAATTGATGACGCCGCTCGATCAGGAAGCGCGCCGCCTCGTCTCCTCTGCCGCGCAACGCGTCTCGATCGTCACCGCGGTCAGCCCGCGCGCGCTGATCGACGTGCTGTTTGTTTTCGTGGCCTCGTTGCGGATGATCCGGCAACTGGCGCGGCTCTATGGCGGACGGCCGGGCACGCTCGGCATGATCCGGCTGATGCGTCACGTCATCGCCCACCTCGCCATCACCGGCGGCATGGCGGCGAGCGACAGCCTGGTTCAACAGATGCTCGGCCACGGCATCGCGGCAAAGCTGTCGCAGCGTCTTGGCGAGGGCGTCCTCAACGGTCTGCTCACCGCGCGACTGGGCCTTGCCGCCATCGAGGTCACGCGCCCGCTGCCATTCACCGCCTTGCCGCGGCCGGCGCTGGCGGATCTGGCGAAGGATCTGCTGCGCAAGCGCGAGGATGACGCGTAGTTTGTGCGTGCCGGCGCGGCGTTTGGATCAGAGATGTCCGTACCGATGGCGTCTTAATCTCGAAGGGGTGGACTGCCTCAGCGCGTCTGAAGCCGGATAAAATCCGTGATCACATGCAGGGCTTCCACCGAAGCGGGACTGGTCGGATTTTGCGGGATGAACGTGTGCGGCTGTCCCTTGAACTTCCGAAGTGTGATCTGCCCGCCCGCCTTTGCATAAGCAGCCGCAAACCGGTCCGCCATATCAGGCGTCACATTGGCATCATTGGTTCCCTGGATCAGCAGCGCCGGCGGCAGTTTCAACGATGAGCCGGATTCGACGATGTGCTGAGGATTGGCCTCGGCCATCGTCTCTTCGGTGCCAAAGAACGCGTGATGATTATTGACCAGCCGGTCGTTGCCCGTCGCCCTAGCCATCCGGTATCGCGCGACCGGATCCGAAATGGGCCAGCACAGGATGAGATAAGCAAGGTTGGCGTCGACGTCTGCGGCGTTCGCCAGCGGCAAAGCAAGATATCTCGGATCGCGAGGCCGCAACACGTTCAGCAGCAATTGATGGGCGCCGCTGGATGTTCCCAGCCCACCAACGAGCTCGGCATTGCCTCCCCATCGCGCCACATTCGCCTTCAGCCATCGTATCCCGAGATTGATGTCGGCGACGGAGCCGGGATAGGGCACAGCCGGCGCAAGCCGGAAGTCGAGCGCCAGCACGGCGGTGCCGGCGGCCGCGATCACCTCATGCATCGGTGCATTATTCAGCCGATCGCCGCCGGTCCACGCCCCGCCATGCACGTCGACGATGGCCGGAAAACCGGACACGCCTTTGGGGCGGTAGAGACGGGCCAGCAGCACGGCATCGCCGACCCGGCCGAACTCGAGATCCTCGGTGAGGACCTCATAGGTCGATCCATTTATCACGGTCATCTCCGGCAACCTTTCTCTTGAGGCCGAACGAACCCGTACTTGCCGGCGGCCCAGCTAGGCCGGCCCGACGATCTTCGTTCGCAGCGACATCAGGCCCTCGAACGAAATCACCATGTCGTCGCCGGGCTGCAAATAAAGTTCGGCGGCGTTCGGCTGCCCGACTGCAACGCCGCTCGGCGCCCCCATCGCGATCAGATCGCCCGGCTCGAATACGACATAGCGCGAGAAGTGTTCCAGCACATCGGCGATCTTGTAGAGATAATCGCCGGTGTTCGAGCGCAGCCGCTGCTTTCCGTTGACGTCGCAGGTGACCCACAAATTGTCGGTATCGGCGACTTCGTCCATTGTCAGGATGTAAGGACCGACCGGCGCAAAGCCGGGCATGTTCTTGGCGGTCCAGAACCGGCTGCCGGAGGCTACTTCGCGCTTCTGGATTTCGCGGGCGCTGACATCATTGGTGAGTGTGAAGCCCGAAATATAGTCCATCGCATCGGCCTTCTTCACGCCATGGGCGCGCTTGCCGACGACGTAACAAAGTTCCGGCTCGTAATCGAGCGTCGTAATGTCGGCCGGCTTGACGACTTCATCGCCATCCCCCGACATCGTGCTGATCAGCTTGATGAAACCGGTCGGCTCGTTCGGCACTTCGGTCAGCATCTTGTTGGCCGCGAGCTCTTCGCGATGCCGCTTGTTGTTTTTGCCGACGCAAAAAAACTTTGACGGGTCCGGGATCGGCGGCAGAAATTTGACGCCCGCGATCGGCAGCAGCAGTTTTTCTTTTTCAGCGGCCGCGACCAACTCCTTGAGAGCGGCAAGCGTGTGGGGACCGCTGGTCAGCGCCATCTTGACCGAGATTGCCGGGACCGCGCGATGCAGCGCATTGGCCGCCGCCACGACATCGACAATGTGATTGCCGCTGATGATGCCAAACCGCGCCTCGTTCCCCAGCGACGGATCGACAAAAGAAGCCAAACGCATTTCTACTTTCCTCCCGGCAATTGCACGTTGTTGTCTTTCACAAGCTTGGTCCATTTGGCGACATCGGCATTGATGTAGCGGCCAAATTCTTCCGGCGTTTGCGGCTTGGGCTCGGCGCCCAGCGTCGCCAGATGATCGCGAAACTCCTGCGTCTGCATCGCCGCGACAATCACCTCATTGATCTTTTTGACGATCTCGGGCGGCGTCTTCGGCGGCGCCAGCAGGCCGAACCAGCCGACCGACTCGTATCCCGGCACCGCATCGGCGACCGTCGGCACGTCAGGATAGAATTTGGAGCGCTGCGTGTCGGTCACGCCCAGCGCCTTCAATTGACCAGACTGCACGAATTGCTGCACCACCGGCCCAGGCGCGAACATGATATCGATACGTCCGCCGAGCAGATCGGTCACGGCCGGTTCAGTGCCTTTGTAGGGAATATGCAGCAGCTTGATGCCGGTGGCGCTCGCGAACAGCAGACCGGAAAGATGCGAGGCGGCGCCGATGCCTGACGAGCCATATGTCAGTCCCTCCGGCTTTTCCTTGGCATAGCGGATCAGCTCCGCCGTCGTCTTCACCGGCAGGTTGGGATTAGCAACGAGGAGATAAGGCGGCGCCGCACCGATCACGATGGGACTGAGATATTTGTTGACGTCAAACGGACCATCGCCATCGGCATTGGCGGAAACCGCCATCAGCGCGCCGGTCGACGCCATCAGCAGCGTGTAGCCATCAGCCGGCGCCTTCATGGCGGCCCGGGTGCCGATCGCACCCGACGCGCCCGCCTGGTTTTCCACGATGACAGGCTGGCCCCATTTCTTGTGCAGATTGTCGGCGACGATGCGTGCCAGAACGTCGGTGCCGCCTCCCGGCGCGAACGGCACGATCAGTCTTATCGCGTGATCGGGGTAATCGGCCGCCGTTACCGGCGAGGCGAGAGCGCAGAGTGCCAATAGCGGCACGGCGACACGAAAAAGCATTCTAGAATTCTCCTTGCGGCGGACGTTCATGACGCGCCGCAGCCAATGCGGCAACAGCAACGCCGCGATTGGCGCCATGCGCCAGAAGCGGGACGTCGCCCGCCAGCACGCGCCAGCGATACAGCGGCGAATCCGGCGGCGGCGACAGCTCCGGCGTCCAGCCGGTCAGTTTCTCCAGCGCGTAGGTGTCCATCACCATTCCGCGCCAGACACGATCGACCTGTTCGAGCGGCTCCCTGATCGCCGTCGTGGAAGCCCACACCGGATTGGCATCATCCGGCTTGCGCGCGACGTAAAGCCCGGTGTGGCCCCGGATCGCGTCGATGCCAGGGTCGCGAAAGCCCATGAAACGTCCACGCTCGTTGATCTGGATCACCGGCACGCGATCTTTGAAATACCAGCGCATCATGGCGTAGGTCCGGTAGTCCGTGGTGGCAATCCAGGTCGCGCCTGTCTTTTGCAACTCGGCCTGTGCCCGGTCCGCGACCTGCTCGTAACCGGCCTCGCCGCCGATCGGGTCGGCCTGGCCGATGAAATTCCAGGGGCAGACGGTGTAATAAAGAAACACCAGAACCACGAAGGCGATGCCGGAAATGACCGCCGCATTCGCCCACGCGATCGTCGATCTGATCATCCATGCCGGCCAGCCTTCGCGCGGCAGCATCGCGATATTGATGGCCGCGGCGGCGAATCCGGCCGGCCACATGAACATCGGCCAGGTGTCGCCCACCCGCAGCGTCAGCGACTTCCAGAAAAAATAGCCGAAGGGAACGATGACGCAGGTCGAAAGCAGGATAGCCACCGCATCAAACCGTCGATAACCCCGCCACGCCGATAGCGTCACGCCTGATAGCACCACCGGCAGCAGAATGAATCCGACCAGCCCGAACTGCAGGCCAAAGAAGTCGCCGACGGTGCGCAACGACAGTTCGTGGGTCGAGGTCGCGCGCACGAGCTGGAATCTGAAGGACGCCCAGTCGTGCTCGGCGTTCCAGATCAGGACCGGCAGGAACACGATGACCGCAATCAGCGCTGCAAGCCAGGGCCAGGGGCTCCGCAGCCATCGCCAACGCCAGGCCGGCACCAGCGTGAAGGCCAGCACGGCCGGAAGCAGCATGACGACGGTGAATTTCGACAACAGCGCCAGCCCGGCGAACAGTCCGGCGGCAAGCCACCAGCGCGCGTCCCCGCTCTCGCTTAGCCGGATCAACGCCCACAGCATGGCGACCGCAAACGGGATCAGCGCCACGTCGGGCGCGACCTTGGCCATCAGCAGCCCGTAATAGAGCGCCGCTTCCGGCATCAAGACCGCCAGCACCACCGCGCGGACATCATGCGTGACACGGCGGACGATGTCGGCGAGCAGCAATTGCGTGACCAGCATGGCCAGCACGCCGGCAAACCGCACGCCGAGATTGGTGTCGCCGAAGATCGCCGTGCCGAAACGGATGAACCACGCGATGACAGGCGGATGATCGAGGAAGGAAAGCACGTTCTCCTTCGACCAGGTCCAGTAATAGGCCTCATCCGTGCGCAGATCGATCACGCTGGCGTAGATCAGCCGCATCGCCGTCATCGCGGCAATCAACACGATCACGCCAAGCCACTGCCGAGCGGCGGATTTGTCAGGTTTGGAGCTGGTATCGGGTGGGGTAATCGTCACGGCGCTTTCTCCCCGACTCCCCGGATGGTGTCAACGTGCCGCACCTATCGGCGTCCGGCGAGCACCGGGGGCCGACAACCCGGGCGTCATCTGCGCCGGGTCCCGTCCTTGCCGGGATATCGAGCGAAAAGCTATTCAGTGCGGGAATTAAACCCTACGATCCCCGATATCTATTTCCATGAATCACATGACCTCACGTTCCCTATCCAGGCTTGCAAAATCGATCCAGGGCATCGGCGTGCGGCAGGTCCGTCTCGGCTGTGGCATGGTGCTGTACACCTATCTGGTTAGTCATTTCCTCAACCATGCGCTCGGTAATATCTCGATGGATGCCCTTGCCACCGGCGTCCGCTACCACACCCTGTTCTGGCAGTTTCTGCCGGTCGCGATCACGCTCTATACCGCGGCACTGGTTCATTCGGGTCTCGGGATCTGGGCGCTGTACCAGCGCCGGCAATTTCGCTGGAAGGCCATCGAACCGCTCCAGCTCGTGCTCGGCCTGAGCATCCCCGCGCTCATCATCGCGCATATCGTCGGCGTACGTCTTGGCCAGACGCTGTTCGGAAATGAAAAGCTCTACCCGCAGGAGCTTTATTCGTTCTGGGTCGCGCGGCCCTACAGGATCTGGCTGATGTCCGCCGTCCTGATCATCGCCTGGGTGCACGGCAGCATCGGTCTTTATTTCTGGCTGCGGATGAAAGCGTTTTTCGAGCGCGCCGCGCCATTTCTGCTCGCGGCGGCGGTGCTGGTTCCGACGCTGGCCCTGCTCGGTTTTTATCAGGCCGGGCGGAGCGTTGTCGAAGACAGCGCCAGCGCCCAATGGCGGGCCGACAACCTCTCGCCGCAACAGATCGGCACGGCGGCCCAGCAGGGAACGCTGGAGGACATCGCCGATTATTGTCTGATCGGCTACCTCGGCCTGCTCGGATTGGTGCTGCTGGCAAGAGGCGCACGCGCCCTGAACGAACGCCGCGGCGGCATGATCACGCTTTCATACGGCAATGGCCGCACGGTTCGGGTGCCGAAAGGCCTCAGCGTGCTTGAAGCAAGTCTGCGCAACAACGTGCCGCATGCCAGCGTTTGCGGCGGCCGCGCCCGCTGCTCCACCTGCCGCATTCGCGTGATCGGCG is part of the Bradyrhizobium canariense genome and encodes:
- a CDS encoding adenylate/guanylate cyclase domain-containing protein, with the translated sequence MTSRSLSRLAKSIQGIGVRQVRLGCGMVLYTYLVSHFLNHALGNISMDALATGVRYHTLFWQFLPVAITLYTAALVHSGLGIWALYQRRQFRWKAIEPLQLVLGLSIPALIIAHIVGVRLGQTLFGNEKLYPQELYSFWVARPYRIWLMSAVLIIAWVHGSIGLYFWLRMKAFFERAAPFLLAAAVLVPTLALLGFYQAGRSVVEDSASAQWRADNLSPQQIGTAAQQGTLEDIADYCLIGYLGLLGLVLLARGARALNERRGGMITLSYGNGRTVRVPKGLSVLEASLRNNVPHASVCGGRARCSTCRIRVIGDCGLLPAPSKRENFVLNRVGATDPSIRLACQLRPVEDLSFFQLFMPHTMSANAHASQPHRIGQERYLVSMFVDMRGSTNLAEHRLPFDTVFIVNRFLSAVSQAVVECGGQPNQFVGDGELALFGLHTSPKTACRQALKAAAMIAANIEELNQFLSHDLHEPIRFGIGIHGGEVIIGDIGYRDHMVFTALGDAVNVAARLQDMTKTLACETILSEEVRVTAGLPADGLPEQEVAIRGRTELMIVRYVTHAKTLTGLVEDPDAVVA
- a CDS encoding alpha/beta hydrolase, which translates into the protein MTVINGSTYEVLTEDLEFGRVGDAVLLARLYRPKGVSGFPAIVDVHGGAWTGGDRLNNAPMHEVIAAAGTAVLALDFRLAPAVPYPGSVADINLGIRWLKANVARWGGNAELVGGLGTSSGAHQLLLNVLRPRDPRYLALPLANAADVDANLAYLILCWPISDPVARYRMARATGNDRLVNNHHAFFGTEETMAEANPQHIVESGSSLKLPPALLIQGTNDANVTPDMADRFAAAYAKAGGQITLRKFKGQPHTFIPQNPTSPASVEALHVITDFIRLQTR
- a CDS encoding Bug family tripartite tricarboxylate transporter substrate binding protein, whose amino-acid sequence is MLFRVAVPLLALCALASPVTAADYPDHAIRLIVPFAPGGGTDVLARIVADNLHKKWGQPVIVENQAGASGAIGTRAAMKAPADGYTLLMASTGALMAVSANADGDGPFDVNKYLSPIVIGAAPPYLLVANPNLPVKTTAELIRYAKEKPEGLTYGSSGIGAASHLSGLLFASATGIKLLHIPYKGTEPAVTDLLGGRIDIMFAPGPVVQQFVQSGQLKALGVTDTQRSKFYPDVPTVADAVPGYESVGWFGLLAPPKTPPEIVKKINEVIVAAMQTQEFRDHLATLGAEPKPQTPEEFGRYINADVAKWTKLVKDNNVQLPGGK
- a CDS encoding fumarylacetoacetate hydrolase family protein; the encoded protein is MRLASFVDPSLGNEARFGIISGNHIVDVVAAANALHRAVPAISVKMALTSGPHTLAALKELVAAAEKEKLLLPIAGVKFLPPIPDPSKFFCVGKNNKRHREELAANKMLTEVPNEPTGFIKLISTMSGDGDEVVKPADITTLDYEPELCYVVGKRAHGVKKADAMDYISGFTLTNDVSAREIQKREVASGSRFWTAKNMPGFAPVGPYILTMDEVADTDNLWVTCDVNGKQRLRSNTGDYLYKIADVLEHFSRYVVFEPGDLIAMGAPSGVAVGQPNAAELYLQPGDDMVISFEGLMSLRTKIVGPA
- a CDS encoding glycosyltransferase family 39 protein; translated protein: MTAMRLIYASVIDLRTDEAYYWTWSKENVLSFLDHPPVIAWFIRFGTAIFGDTNLGVRFAGVLAMLVTQLLLADIVRRVTHDVRAVVLAVLMPEAALYYGLLMAKVAPDVALIPFAVAMLWALIRLSESGDARWWLAAGLFAGLALLSKFTVVMLLPAVLAFTLVPAWRWRWLRSPWPWLAALIAVIVFLPVLIWNAEHDWASFRFQLVRATSTHELSLRTVGDFFGLQFGLVGFILLPVVLSGVTLSAWRGYRRFDAVAILLSTCVIVPFGYFFWKSLTLRVGDTWPMFMWPAGFAAAAINIAMLPREGWPAWMIRSTIAWANAAVISGIAFVVLVFLYYTVCPWNFIGQADPIGGEAGYEQVADRAQAELQKTGATWIATTDYRTYAMMRWYFKDRVPVIQINERGRFMGFRDPGIDAIRGHTGLYVARKPDDANPVWASTTAIREPLEQVDRVWRGMVMDTYALEKLTGWTPELSPPPDSPLYRWRVLAGDVPLLAHGANRGVAVAALAAARHERPPQGEF
- a CDS encoding YcjF family protein, producing the protein MSERSSHRRPATFKLDDPGVIVMDPDHSSRPARGTVHVTPEADPALLPVPLEAPLVPIRRGFRWGAVFWTALGGLVLLGLGLGITHLIEGLFARSEGLGFVGLAFAFAAALALTIIIAREAFGLARLATIERMHLRATEVLISDDRRASRTIVDDLLKLAHQNPQLARARATLQGHADDIIDGADMIKLAERELMTPLDQEARRLVSSAAQRVSIVTAVSPRALIDVLFVFVASLRMIRQLARLYGGRPGTLGMIRLMRHVIAHLAITGGMAASDSLVQQMLGHGIAAKLSQRLGEGVLNGLLTARLGLAAIEVTRPLPFTALPRPALADLAKDLLRKREDDA